Proteins found in one Mytilus edulis chromosome 2, xbMytEdul2.2, whole genome shotgun sequence genomic segment:
- the LOC139513247 gene encoding uncharacterized oxidoreductase YjmC-like: MSDESEKVVPRQELHTFVVRAMEAVGLQSERGSVLADLLVSADYRGHYSHGLNRLDMYLNEIKSGTASKENKEPDIVKESAGTALVEGNNLIGPYVARFCMDLAIQKAKTAGIGFVSCRGSNHFGIAGWYSLRAMEQGFLGMAFCNTSPMMVPPRGTTRTLGTNPLSLAAPANNGDSFVLDMATTAVALGKAELKDRKGEPLPSGWTVDKSGHETHDFKDLHGLMPLGGKEESSGYKGYGLAMMVETFCGILSGGAFGPFVRQWKAFERPANLGQCFIAIDPSQFEEGFTDRMQTLIDACRDQPSADKDPVLVPGDPERNHMELCDKLGGIPYHENQITFANEIAATYKLAPMKTL; this comes from the exons ATGTCGGATGAAAGTGAAAAGGTGGTGCCAAGGCAAGAGCTACATACATTTGTGGTTCGAGCAATGGAGGCTGTTGGTCTGCAGTCAGAAAGGGGTTCTGTCCTAGCCGATTTGCTGGTATCTGCAGACTATAGGGGGCATTACAGTCATGGATTGAATCGACTAG atatgtatttgaatgaaataaaatctGGAACAGCatctaaagaaaataaagaacCGGATATTGTAAAGGAATCTGCTGGAACAGCACTAGTGGAGGGAAATAATTTAATTG gtcCATATGTTGCCAGATTTTGTATGGACCTTGCTATTCAAAAAGCAAAAACAGCTGGAATAGGTTTTGTTTCATGTAGAG GGTCAAACCATTTCGGAATAGCAGGGTGGTATAGCTTGCGTGCAATGGAGCAAGGTTTTCTG ggCATGGCATTCTGTAATACTTCTCCTATGATGGTTCCTCCACGAGGGACAACG agAACGTTGGGAACAAATCCTTTAAGTCTTGCAGCACCGGCCAATAATGGTGATAGTTTTGTCTTGGATATGGCAACCACTGCAGTAGCATTAGGAAAG GCAGAATTAAAAGACAGAAAAGGAGAACCGTTGCCAAGTGGTTGGACTGTTGATAAAAGTGGTCAT gaAACACATGACTTTAAGGATCTCCATGGTTTGATGCCTCTTGGTGGTAAAGAAGAAAGTA gtGGCTACAAGGGCTATGGTCTAGCTATGATGGTAGAAACATTTTGTGGCATTTTAAGTGGTGGTGCTTTTGGACCATTTGTACGACAGTGGAAAGCATTTGAAAGACCCGCAAACTTA GGACAGTGTTTTATAGCTATTGATCCTAGTCAATTTGAAGAAGGATTTACGGACAGAATGCAGACATTAATTGATGCATGCCGGGATCAGCCATCA GCGGATAAGGATCCAGTATTAGTCCCAGGAGACCCGGAGAGAAACCACATGGAACTCTGTGACAAACTCGGTGGCATACCTTATCATGAAAATCAAATAACATTTGCT aatgaaATTGCAGCGACCTACAAGTTAGCGCCAATGAAAACTTTATGA